In Leuconostoc kimchii IMSNU 11154, the DNA window TATAGAGCAGTTGATTTAAGACAAACGCTTTTCTTGATGATAATTGATAGGTAACCATTCTAAAACATGTTCAATTTGTTTATCCCAGTAGTACCATTCATGCTCACCTGGACTGGTTTCATACGTGACATTGTAGCCTAGGTCACGTATTTTGGGGATCGTATTTTGATTCATCTGGTATAAATAGTCTTGTTCACCAATCCAAGCATATAAATGCGGTAATTGTTGATGTGCTTGCGCTTGTTTTTTAGCCAGCGCAATGACATCATTTTCTGACCCTATAAAATCATCCAGATCACCAAAAACACCTTGCCAATACGCTGCACTTTGCCAAGTTTCCCGTTCAGGAAAGTTTGGGTCTCCCATGAGTGCCCCAGACAATGATGCAGCGTAACTAAACTGATTCCCGTTAAAAGCCATTTTGAACGCACCATAACCTCCCATCGATAAACCAGCTACAAAATTTTTCTCTCGCTTTGTTGAGATTTGAGGAAATAATTCTACTACTTTTTTGGGCAATTCAATTGATAGTGCATCAAAGTAAGCCATCCCATATTTCGTATTCGTATACCAAGCTAAATCAGTGGATGGCATAACAATTGCAATTGGCGTTTGGCGAATCAGACGCTCAATACTGGTTCTTCTTTGCCAAATTGCTTGATCGCCAGACATACCATGTAGCAGGTATAACACCGGAATATCTGTTAACGTCTCGTTTTTCCAATCAGGATTATGATCAGATAGCTCAGGGAGTATCACATTCATCATCCGATCCATTCCCAAAATTTTTGAATAATAATTAACTTGTAAAAACGCCATAGAACTCCTTATCTCATTTAATTTTCTAAGAGTTGATTATCAAGTTTAAAATAAGCCAGTAATGACACCCTGTTCGTCAATATCAATATCAAACGCTGCAGGGTGTTTTGGCAATCCTGGCATGGTTAAAATATTACCAGTCATAGCCACAAGAAAACCTGCACCCAATTTAGGCACAAACTCGCGAACACTGATAACAAAGTCTTTCGGTGCACCAAGTTGCGTCGCATTATCAGATAAAGAATATTGTGTTTTTGCCATGATGATAGGCAATTTATCCCAACCCCGTTGCTTAAATTCTGCCAATTGCTTTCGTGCCTTTGGATCTAATTCAACTTTTTTACCCCCATAAATCGTCTGAACAATCGCATTCAATTTATCAATAGCTTCATCTTCAGGCTGGTATAATGGTGTGAAATCAGACTCCTGCTCAACTGTTTCTATCACGGCTGAGGCTAGTTCTTGCGCCCCAGCACCCCCTTTGGCCCAAACTTCTGTTGTATAAGCCGTTGCGCCAAATTGACCAACGTAGTCCTTAATGGTTTGTAATTCCGTCGCAGTGTCTGCGGTGAATCGATTAATTGCTACAACAATTGGTACCCCGTAACGTCCCATGGCTGTTAAATGTTGCCCAAGATTTTCCAAACCAGTAGCAAGCGCACCCACATTTTCTGTGTTTAAATCTGCCAATGCCACACCGCCATGATGCTTTAATGCACGCACCGTAGCAACCACAACAATCGTATCCGGCGACTTGCCAAGTAATGGTACTTTCACATCCAAAAATTTTTCACCACCCAAGTCAGCGCCAAATCCAGCCTCTGTAACTGCATAATCTGCCAATTGAAGCGCTGTTTTAGTGGCCAAAAGGGAATTAGTTCCTTGGGCTATGTTGGCAAATGGTCCACCATGAATGATGGCTGGTGTATGGGCAATTGTTTGTACAAGATTAGGCTTAATCGCATCTTTAAGTAGGACAGTCAGTGCACCAGCGACACCTAGGTCTTTGACTGTCACCGGATTTTTTTCATATGTATAACCAACAACAATCCGAGCAATACGTGCTTTCAAATCCATTAAGTCTGTTGACAATGTTAAAATGGCCATCAATTCCGATGCCACAGTAATATCAAAACCATCTTCACGTGGTACACCAGAAGTTGGTCCGCCCATACCAATAGTCACATGCCTGAGCGCACGGTCATTAATATCCAACACGCGCTTCCACAAAATACGTCTCGGGTCAATATTCAATGGGTTTCCTTGCTGTAAGCTATTATCCAAAACAGCAGCTAATGTGTCATGTGCTGACGTTAAAGCATGAAAATCGCCAGTAAAATGTAAATTGATGTCAGCCATCGGCAAAACTTGAGCATAACCACCACCAGTGGCGCCACCTTTCATGCCCATAACAGGACCAAGCGACGGTTCACGGAGCGCAATCATAGTTTTTTTGCCAGCCAGTTGTAACGCATCAGCCAGTCCCACTGTGACAGTTGATTTTCCTTCACCTGCAGGCGTGGGATTAATTGATGTCACAAGAATTAATTTACCAAGCTTTTTTTTACGATCAACCGTTGGATCTAACGTTATTTTCGCCTTATCATACCCATAAGGCATAATTTCATGTGCCTTAAGGCCAACACGAGTTGCAATTTCAGTAATCGGTTTAATTTCGGCTGCTTGCGCAATTTCAATATCTGTTTGCATGTTGACTTCCCCTTAATTTAGATCTATCCATTATTTTAGTATTGTATCAATATTTTCAGCATTATATACCACTTAAAATATTCACAATGTTTGTCATTCCTTATGCACTGCTTGATAGGCAATATCATGTCGATATCGTAATTCTGTATCTAGACTATCTATTTTATTATAGACTTTTTGTTGCGCATATGTAGCTGTTTTGTCATGACCAATAATTGTCACGACACGACCACCATTTGCCCTTCCTGCTTTCACACCTGCAAAATTAATTGTCAATGGTAACACATCTTCCGCCAGTGGTACGCGTGCACCACGTATTGGTGCCTCGGGGTATCCTTCTGACACTAAAACCACCCCAACATAAACATCGTCAACTTGCCACTCGGCCGCTGATGATCGACCATTCAGTAAGTCTAAAATTAATGCATAAAAATCACCAGTGTACTGTGGCAAGACAACTTGTGCCTCAGGATCACCAAATCTCACGTTGAATTCGATGACCTTTGGACCCATCTTAGTCAACATCACACCAGTGTAGAGCACACCGGTAAATGGTGTCCCCTCTTGTTGCATTGCCCTAATTGTTGGTGCCACGAGTTCTGAAATTGCCTGTGATTTTGTGATTTCACTAATCCAACGTACTGGACTATACGCACCCATTCCACCAGTGTTTGGTCCTTTATCCTGATCAAAACGGCGCTTATGGTCTTGTGCCAATGGTGCATGTACCATTGCCCCATTTGGACCCACAAGCGTAAAAATAGAAAATTCAACACCTTCAAGATATTCTTCAATCACTAACACGGCAGTTGGATTACCTTGATACAAATGAGTTAAATACGTCACAGCTTGTGCCTCATCAAAAATAATGGTGACCCCTTTACCCAATGCTAAGCCATCTAATTTAAATACAATAGGTAATCCAAACGTTTTTAATACATGCTCTGCTGCTGCTAGAGAATGAACTGTTTGAGACTTTGCAGTCGGAATGTCGTACTTTTGTAAAAGCTCATTTGTGAATGATTTTGAGCCCTCCAATTGCGCTGCTGCCTTAGAAGGCCCAAAAATAGTTAATCCCGCTGCTTCAAATAAATCAACAATGCCTAAAGTCAGCGGTTCTTCATTCCCAACAAATGTCAAATCAACTGCCTGTGCTAACGCAAAATTACGCAAAGCGGGTAAGTTTGTCGCTGCGATGCTTTCACACTGTATCCCCGAATCAGTCATACCATCATTTCCAGGTGCGACAATTACCTGACTGACCTGCTGACTACGCAAAAACGTCTGCGCTAAAGCATGCTCGCGTGCACCGGAACCAATAATCAATACTGTTTTCATCGTATCCTCTAGCCTCTTAATATCATATTATAAGTCTAGTTTATCAGATTTAAACACTACTTTGTTCGTTTATAAATTATATTTTTCTCAAAAAACAAAAAAACGTTCGTTTTTTACGAACGTTTATCTAATATTTATGATCTTATCCGAACGTTTGGAATGTATCCGGTTACAACCAAGTTGTTTGACGCCGGCCCTCGATTGATGCACTCAGTGCCAACTCACTAATTTCCAGTGTATCGAATACCGGTAACATTTCCATGAATGTTTCTGGCGTTTGCATATTTTTTAAAGCATCACGCGTTGTCCAAAATATTTCACCCTCACGTCCAGAATGAATCTCACCTTGATAATTCGTCGCCTTAAATAGCATGACAATATATCGTGCACCATCTTGTATTGGCCATTCTTTTATACCAACTAATGTTGGATTTATCACTGTCAGGCCAGTTTCTTCATATGCTTCGCGAATAACACTTGCTACAATTGTTTCGTTAGTTTCAATATGGCCACCTGGAAAAGTAACACCCGGCCAAGATGGATTTTTTCGATCCTCAACCAAAACTTCCTTGGTCGTTGAATTTTCAATCATAATCATATTCGTTAATTCAACAGGTATTGTTCTTGACATGTGCATTCCTCTGTCAAAAATTATAACATAAAATGCTTACCTAACAAACGCACATGATATCGCTTTTAATGTTTAAAATGACGCGTACCTGAGAAAACAAGTACAACCCCTAATTCGTCTGCCTTGGCAATTGAATCCTTATCCTTGATTGACCCACCTGGTTCAACAATCGCATTAATACCGTGCTCAGCCGCGTATTGCACAGAATCATCCATTGGAAAAAAGGCATCTGAAGCCAAGACAGCTTCATCAAATCCCACTTTAGTGGTCGCTTTTTGAATTGAATAAACAACAGAATCAATTCTATTAGGTTGCCCTGCACCCATTCCTAATGTTTGCCCATCTCGAGCAACGATAATCGCATTAGATTTAACATGCTTCACAACTTTTTGTGCAAAAATCAGCGCGCGTAATTGTTCAGCAGTTGGCTGCGCTTTTGAAACGACTTCAAAATTTGCTTCTGTTTCCTCATGTAGATCACGTTCTTGCACAACAACGCCACCCAATACTGAGGTCACTTCCAATTTTTGAGGAATAACAGTTGTAAATGGTAATTTGAGTAACCGTAAGTTTTTCTTAGCTGACAAAATTTCAAAAGCCTCTGGCGTAAAGCTTGGCGCAATAATGATTTCTAAGAAAATACCATGCATCTTTTCAGCCGTTATGGCATCAACCTCACGATTCAAGGCAACAATGCCACCAAATATGGATACACTATCAGCTGCAAAAGCTTTATCCCAAGCTTCCTCTAATGTCTGCCCTTGGCCGATACCTGCAGGATTCATATGTTTAACTGTTACAACTGTTGTCTCTTTAAACTCGGCAATGATACGCAAGGCAGCATCTGCATCACGAATATTATTGTATGATAATTGCTTACCATGTAATATATCAGCATGCAACACCGAATATGTTTCCGGCAAGGCAACCTTATAAGCAGCGGCCTTTTGATGAGGGTTTTCGCCATAACGCATATCATCAAACTTTTCATATGGTAATGTTAGCTTGTCAGGAAATTCTGAGGTTGTTAAATAATCAGCGATTAAAGCATCATAACTCGCTGTATGTTGAAATACTTTGGCTGCAAGCAATTGACGATAAGTCGTATCTACTTCCCCAGCCTGAAGTTTATTAATTATAACATCATAATCATTTGGATCAACAATTGGTAAGACAGCAGAAAAGTTTTTTGCAGCTGACCGTAACATGGAAGGACCACCGATATCAATATTCTCAATAGCCTCAGCCTGGGAAACACCAGGTTTTTGAATGGTTGTTTTAAATGGATAAAGATTCACAACAACCATATCAATTGGCGTAATGTTAAATTCTGACAATTTCGCCATATGTTCAGGCAAATCACGTCGTGCTAGCAGTCCCGCATGTACACGCGGATGCAAAGTTTTAACGCGACCATCCAACATTTCTGGAAAGTCCGTTACATCGTCAATGGCAATAACATCAAGTCCTGCTTCAGTAAGCACGCGATGTGTCCCACCAGTTGAAACTAATTCATATCCTAATTCAACTAATTTTTTAGCAAATGGTACAAGACCACTTTTATCAGAAACGCTAAGTAATGCACGTGTCATTGTAAGAATACTCCTTTATTAAGTAACTGTTCTAAAGTGTTTGGATATAAAACATGTTCGACATTATGGATACGTGTCTCTAGGGCTAATAATGTATCTTCAGGTAACCTTGGCACTGACTGTTGGTCAATAATAGTCCCTGTATCAACACCACTATCCACAAAATGTACCGTAACGCCCGTCTCACCGACACCTGCTTCATAAGCATCTAAAATACTATGACGCCCAGGAAACTGAGGTAACATTGCTGGGTGTAAATTAATAATCTTACCAGGATATGCATCAATTAATTTTGGTGTCAAAATCCGCATATAACCCGCTAGCAAAATACCATTCACATCATCTTTTACTAATTGCTCAAGAATGACTTGTTCAGCCAATGATTTCGTGTCATAATCAGAATATTTAATGACTGTAGCTGGTACGCCAAATAATTTAGCAAGATTTAGCGCGCCCGCTGTCGATTTATCAACGATTAATCGCACAATTTCAGCATTTAATTGCCGTTGTAAAATCGCATCATGTAAGGCTTGAAAATTTGTGCCAGTCCCTGATGCAAAAACAGCTAATCTTACTTTTTTCACCATGGCTCATCTCCCGAAAAAGTTACTCTGGACCCTGATTCAGCAGTGATTTCACCAATAACGTACGCTGCTTGACTGTTAGCTTTTAATTGCGTCATAACTGCATCACGGTTTTCTAACTTAACCACTAAAATCATGCCCAAACCATTGTTAAACGTTAATAACATATCCTCAATAGACAACTGACCTGCAACCTGAAGTTGATTAAATATTGGCAATATTGGCCACGATCCCCAAATGATGTGAGCAGACAAATTTGACGTGTATGC includes these proteins:
- a CDS encoding alpha/beta hydrolase — protein: MAFLQVNYYSKILGMDRMMNVILPELSDHNPDWKNETLTDIPVLYLLHGMSGDQAIWQRRTSIERLIRQTPIAIVMPSTDLAWYTNTKYGMAYFDALSIELPKKVVELFPQISTKREKNFVAGLSMGGYGAFKMAFNGNQFSYAASLSGALMGDPNFPERETWQSAAYWQGVFGDLDDFIGSENDVIALAKKQAQAHQQLPHLYAWIGEQDYLYQMNQNTIPKIRDLGYNVTYETSPGEHEWYYWDKQIEHVLEWLPINYHQEKRLS
- a CDS encoding formate--tetrahydrofolate ligase, translating into MQTDIEIAQAAEIKPITEIATRVGLKAHEIMPYGYDKAKITLDPTVDRKKKLGKLILVTSINPTPAGEGKSTVTVGLADALQLAGKKTMIALREPSLGPVMGMKGGATGGGYAQVLPMADINLHFTGDFHALTSAHDTLAAVLDNSLQQGNPLNIDPRRILWKRVLDINDRALRHVTIGMGGPTSGVPREDGFDITVASELMAILTLSTDLMDLKARIARIVVGYTYEKNPVTVKDLGVAGALTVLLKDAIKPNLVQTIAHTPAIIHGGPFANIAQGTNSLLATKTALQLADYAVTEAGFGADLGGEKFLDVKVPLLGKSPDTIVVVATVRALKHHGGVALADLNTENVGALATGLENLGQHLTAMGRYGVPIVVAINRFTADTATELQTIKDYVGQFGATAYTTEVWAKGGAGAQELASAVIETVEQESDFTPLYQPEDEAIDKLNAIVQTIYGGKKVELDPKARKQLAEFKQRGWDKLPIIMAKTQYSLSDNATQLGAPKDFVISVREFVPKLGAGFLVAMTGNILTMPGLPKHPAAFDIDIDEQGVITGLF
- the purH gene encoding bifunctional phosphoribosylaminoimidazolecarboxamide formyltransferase/IMP cyclohydrolase; this translates as MTRALLSVSDKSGLVPFAKKLVELGYELVSTGGTHRVLTEAGLDVIAIDDVTDFPEMLDGRVKTLHPRVHAGLLARRDLPEHMAKLSEFNITPIDMVVVNLYPFKTTIQKPGVSQAEAIENIDIGGPSMLRSAAKNFSAVLPIVDPNDYDVIINKLQAGEVDTTYRQLLAAKVFQHTASYDALIADYLTTSEFPDKLTLPYEKFDDMRYGENPHQKAAAYKVALPETYSVLHADILHGKQLSYNNIRDADAALRIIAEFKETTVVTVKHMNPAGIGQGQTLEEAWDKAFAADSVSIFGGIVALNREVDAITAEKMHGIFLEIIIAPSFTPEAFEILSAKKNLRLLKLPFTTVIPQKLEVTSVLGGVVVQERDLHEETEANFEVVSKAQPTAEQLRALIFAQKVVKHVKSNAIIVARDGQTLGMGAGQPNRIDSVVYSIQKATTKVGFDEAVLASDAFFPMDDSVQYAAEHGINAIVEPGGSIKDKDSIAKADELGVVLVFSGTRHFKH
- the purD gene encoding phosphoribosylamine--glycine ligase; the encoded protein is MKTVLIIGSGAREHALAQTFLRSQQVSQVIVAPGNDGMTDSGIQCESIAATNLPALRNFALAQAVDLTFVGNEEPLTLGIVDLFEAAGLTIFGPSKAAAQLEGSKSFTNELLQKYDIPTAKSQTVHSLAAAEHVLKTFGLPIVFKLDGLALGKGVTIIFDEAQAVTYLTHLYQGNPTAVLVIEEYLEGVEFSIFTLVGPNGAMVHAPLAQDHKRRFDQDKGPNTGGMGAYSPVRWISEITKSQAISELVAPTIRAMQQEGTPFTGVLYTGVMLTKMGPKVIEFNVRFGDPEAQVVLPQYTGDFYALILDLLNGRSSAAEWQVDDVYVGVVLVSEGYPEAPIRGARVPLAEDVLPLTINFAGVKAGRANGGRVVTIIGHDKTATYAQQKVYNKIDSLDTELRYRHDIAYQAVHKE
- the purN gene encoding phosphoribosylglycinamide formyltransferase: MVKKVRLAVFASGTGTNFQALHDAILQRQLNAEIVRLIVDKSTAGALNLAKLFGVPATVIKYSDYDTKSLAEQVILEQLVKDDVNGILLAGYMRILTPKLIDAYPGKIINLHPAMLPQFPGRHSILDAYEAGVGETGVTVHFVDSGVDTGTIIDQQSVPRLPEDTLLALETRIHNVEHVLYPNTLEQLLNKGVFLQ
- a CDS encoding 8-oxo-dGTP diphosphatase, yielding MSRTIPVELTNMIMIENSTTKEVLVEDRKNPSWPGVTFPGGHIETNETIVASVIREAYEETGLTVINPTLVGIKEWPIQDGARYIVMLFKATNYQGEIHSGREGEIFWTTRDALKNMQTPETFMEMLPVFDTLEISELALSASIEGRRQTTWL